A single Nomia melanderi isolate GNS246 chromosome 13, iyNomMela1, whole genome shotgun sequence DNA region contains:
- the spn-F gene encoding C2H2-type zinc binding domain-containing protein spindle-F yields MNDMEQSENPDTEKLGSYYALLVALKTMNERCRQLETRLATVEEENMCLRLECGKDESAAIMKIKDDNEETIVQTLKVKVEELTKQKSQLTHQIFMVAEENRKLWNRLTKLTRTNKSLGSQLTKISDTLKQHSPAQPTDIVSYNFCDISQSTKSKDGSQQLIADNEEKEQTLEEISLRLINSIMLEKSDLEQQYAEMVELQNSTEVNLQNIGFTYPEDSDTDLELLKQHDIRLSQIKNTLLAQQTKLKRALLHFRKMKEGAMCNNCRMNASKKMCQAGTQFDSDESFKEHGATQTSLQTSSLPLEKCSNSTDNAEEDDKICPLCGSFFEKHTSFTEFHEHVLSHFTKEVSIDGFEIVH; encoded by the exons ATGAATGACATGGAACAATCAGAGAATCCAGATACTGAAAAACTGGGTTCTTATTATGCACTATTGGTTGCATTAAAAACTATGAATGAACGTTGTCGACAATTAGAAACAAGATTAGCCACTGTTGAAGAAGAAAACATGTGTTTAAGGCTTGAATGTGGGAAAGATGAGTCTGCagcaattatgaaaataaaagatgatAATGAAGAAACTATTGTACAAACCTTGAag GTAAAAGTAGAAGAGCTTACCAAACAAAAATCTCAACTAACTCATCAGATTTTTATGGTAGCGGAAGAAAACCGTAAATTATGGAATCgattaacaaaattaacaagGACTAATAAATCGTTAGGTAGTCAATTGACAAAAATTTCTGATACACTCAAACAACATTCCCCGGCTCAACCAACAGACATTGTGTCTTATAACTTTTGTGATATTTCTCAATCCACTAAATCAAAAGATGGTAGTCAACAATTAATTGCAGATAATG AGGAAAAAGAACAGACTTTGGAAGAAATATCATTAAGACTTATCAATAGTATTATGTTAGAAAAATCAGATCTTGAACAGCAATATGCAGAG atgGTCGAACTACAAAATAGTACTGAAgtgaatttacaaaatattggaTTTACTTATCCAGAAGATTCTGATACAGACTTAGAGTTATTAAAACAGCATGATATTAGATTAagtcaaataaaaaatactttattagCACAACAAACCAAGCTAAAAAGAGCCCTACTGcattttagaaaaatgaaagaag GAGCAATGTGTAATAACTGTCGCATGAATGCAAGCAAGAAAATGTGTCAAGCTGGGACACAATTCGATTCGGATGAAAGTTTTAAAGAACATGGTGCAACTCAAACCAGTCTTCAAACTTCGAGTCTACCTTTAGAAAAATGTTCTAATTCAACAGATAATGCTGAAGAAGATGATAAAATTTGTCCATTGTGTGGATCTTTTTTTGAAAAACATACTTCATTTACAGAATTCCATGAACATGTTTTAAGCCATTTTACTAAAGAAGTATCTATCGATGGTTTTGAAATTGTTCATTAA
- the mRpL32 gene encoding mitochondrial ribosomal protein L32 → MAGGLLKRLSHAFKVFDEAVDIILGRGFPPGSLCVIDCNNIINRSHPTNLPGRSLKDILNDSFLWAVPKKRRTIEKRLNRRFGWPNYIWKPHVPKTNILMCRRCGHHYEAGLLCGYCYEIVKTETKEMMEAIKKELGIEPVEQNVIVLYEGEKEKLKEEFWKTQRIVELPKKRPEWFNSNLLQPTMQEPSEEKDVKLVNTPIIVDKE, encoded by the exons ATGGCGGGTGGTTTATTGAAAAGGTTATCTCATGCATTTAAAGTATTTGACGAAGCAGTTGATATTATTTTGGGTCGAGGTTTTCCGCCAG GTAGTTTATGTGTGAttgattgtaataatattataaaccgaTCCCATCCTACAAATTTGCCCGGACGATCTTTAAAAGACATTTTAAACGATTCTTTTTTGTGGGCTGTACCTAAGAAACGTCGTACTATAGAAAAACGACTAAACAGAAGATTTGGTTGGCCTAATTATATATGGAAACCACATGTTCCTAAAACGAATATTTTGATGTGTAGACGATGTGGTCATCATTATGAAGCTGGTTTACTTTGTG GATATTGTTATGAAATAGTAAaaactgaaacaaaagaaatgatggaagctataaaaaaagaattggGAATTGAACCAGTGGAACAAAATGTTATAGTATTATacgaaggagagaaagaaaaactgaAAGAGGAATTTTGGAAG ACACAGAGAATTGTTGAATTACCTAAGAAGAGACCTGAATGGTTTAATTCGAACTTACTTCAGCCAACTATGCAAGAACCATCTGAGGAAAAAGATGTAAAACTTGTAAATACACCTATAATTGTAGATAAAGAATAA
- the ics gene encoding ras suppressor protein 1 has product MNQAPVSCIPAGKMSKAKKVLDEAREIQNPELDLADKGISTFEEMSGLLNMINITRLTLSHNKIQAVPPGLANLVNLEILNLFNNHITELPISLSQMPKLRILNVGMNRLDVLPRGFGAFPVLEVLDLTYNNLSEKNLPGNFFMMETLRALYLADNDFEYLPPEIGQLKNLQILVLRENDLIELPKEIGELTRLRELHIQGNRLTLLPPEIGNLDLVSNKAVFRMEFNPWVTPIGDQLQVGISHVMDYIRSETYKYVYNRHQSAKGPPPPSENDKSKKVSRVR; this is encoded by the exons ATGAATCAAGCACCAGTATCGTGTATTCCAGCCGGGAAGATGTCAAAGGCGAAGAAGGTGCTCGATGAGGCCCGCGAGATCCAAAATCCTGAGCTGGATCTCGCGGACAAAGGCATCTCAACGTTCGAAGAGATGTCTGGATTAC ttaatatgattaatataactAGACTGACTTTAAGTCACAATAAGATTCAAG CTGTACCACCAGGGCTTGCCAACTTGGTCAATCTagagattttaaatttatttaataatcatattaCTGAACTTCCTATCTCTCTATCGCAGATGCCAAAGTTGCGGATTCTCAATGTTGG AATGAATAGGTTGGATGTACTTCCACGTGGGTTTGGTGCTTTCCCGGTCTTGGAGGTGTTAGATTTGACATATAATAATTTGAGTGAAAAGAATTTACCAGGGAACTTTTTTATGAtgg aaaCATTGAGAGCACTTTACTTGGCTGACAATGACTTTGAATATTTACCACCTGAAATtggacaattaaaaaatttacagata CTTGTATTAAGGGAGAATGACTTAATAGAATTACCAAAAGAAATTGGAGAACTAACACGACTAAGAGAATTACATATTCAAGGGAATCGATTGACTCTATTGCCTCCAGAAATAG GAAATTTGGATTTAGTAAGTAATAAGGCTGTATTTAGAATGGAGTTTAATCCATGGGTGACGCCAATTGGTGATCAACTTCAAGTGGGTATATCTCATGTCATGGACTACATTCGATCCGAAACGTATAAGTA TGTGTACAATAGACATCAGTCAGCCAAAGGACCACCACCGCCAAGTGAAAACGACAAGAGTAAGAAAGTATCGCGTGTTCGTTAA